Sequence from the Papilio machaon chromosome 21, ilPapMach1.1, whole genome shotgun sequence genome:
aatacaaaaacttCGATCCATTTACTCATGATATGTACAGAGAGATAGATATTGTCAGAACAAGGGTATACACAAAAATCATTGAATCAACAAAATGACAaactaaagattttttaagtattttgtttgtaatcaACTCGATATGTCCCAACCCAGTTGCTCTGAGCCTACCCAAAGTTATGGTGACGGTATGGTGGTATAGGTGGTGGCACtaagtattttaaacataaaaaatgtaagcttgtaaaaaatacaagataagatatttttaaatatgtaggCGTATTTATTATGTAGTTGTCACCTTTTTCTACAatttcaacaaatatttttatttgttgacaatttaaatgattaatattCATACAACGTTAATTGTAgccttcattttatttaactttcttaAATTTGTTATCCGTTGTGCAAGCTGTGTAAACAGTGTTCTAGATTATTCTTGCtcaatttatttgtacaaccttttgttatatctttttaatcttatatGTTTTggttttcaaatatatgttGCATATATTGTTTGTGTTCTTCATTGTTTTGTAACTGTATTAGAAAAAGGTTATAAATTTGGCTGGATTAAGAATTCTGCGttcataaaaatgtcaaaaaataacacacaaCCTGGCAACACATGGCAATTCTgactaaaaaaatttaaagtttacatGTATCAAGTTATTCAAATTTGTAAGGGAATTTTGATGATTTTGAAAAAGTTCCCACAATCCCCTCCCTTCTGAGTCCAcctatattaatgaaaatattttaaagcaatgGCAGTCTATAGTTAATTATAGTTGAACATGGATAAGAAAGAAAACTCTATAAGCGTGATTGTCATTGGACAATTCCAGTCCGACAGCCAACCTCCATAAGAGAGAAACttgggttagagagaaacctttattaaaaggaaaaatagtCCCTTGGACTCATGCTAATCTAGATTAGACTGTATATACAATATTCAGGGGTAcagtaaaagttataaagattgttaatatcaaaagataaataataccACATTCTTTAATTCAGAAAAAGGGGCAGAGTTCAAGTTAATTTTGAGGAGGAAGGTAGTTTTTCTGTGACTGTATATAATTAAGGTTATCTCTTGAACTTATTTCGTTTTTAGTGACATTAAAACTCATTATTTACTATGATTATTATTCGACATATTCACTGTCTTATAGATCAGGATGCataacacatttaatttttttggtagATCGTTCCGCAGGTCTGATACACAAATGTTTaccaaaaaatgttattttcatatcatttatatacatatcaaAAACACATTCACGTTTAGGTATAGTTGTTACCACATCATTTATTGAAACTATTTTGAATGTATTTCTAGTATCCATAATGCAGATACCTTTTTTTCCTACATAGCTCGGACATTTTGACCTTATAACTTCTAGAATGCTACCATGAAAGTCTGCTCGGAATAAAGTTTGTGTAAATTGCTCCCAGCCTTTGCTATTACATTTTGGCACTGGTTTATCTAATTCAAGCAATTCACTCATATAACCCTCCCATATATTATTCATGGGTAATACATCATTATATTTCACGCCATTCTTTGCAATATCATAAAAACCCAAAGCCTTTTTCTCCTTTCTCGTCAACGTTTTAGATTTCTTCTtgctttgtttctttttagcgtctttactcttttttttagcaaataaaaaatcttttttcatttcagCCTCTAAAGTAGTATTATCTAGTTTgtacacattattttttaagaaattaattacagcTCGTCCATCACTTTCACCGTGATTATCAGCCATATCCATATTTATTGTAGTATCATAAAACTTTCATAACCCCAAAATGTTTCAGCAACAggttatattttcattcattaatgttCGACAGAATATTGAATTGACGATAAATTGCTTGATattgttatacaaaatttattataaaacttaatttgaagaaattcgcaaagtaacaaataatagACTAAacacacacaaataaaatgacaGGTGTTGTTCCTGACTGATATGACAAGCAATGTTGCTATTTAAATGCGTGCCAAAGAGCATTTAAAAGACGCGTGCAAAGAAAACCATCTATGGATTTGGATTTCTTTTGTAGCAACACAACCTTTTCGCTTCTTGTCAATTTATTGTCAATGTCATGTCATAAATtggatatattattaattatttgtttgccGAAGctcaaatcaatatttatcgGCTCATACCCAGGGGTGGTCAGCTTTCCAAGCGGCAAATGCCTACTAAGGCAGGATTTGCAAAAAAGGAAAGCGCTCTACGAAAGAAAGAGACAGGCcgttttttaagttattggtCTTCATATTTTTACGTGATGGCAACTTTATTATTCTTGAATCttgaatagttttaattacCACATGTTTTTCACttcaagtaaaaaattgtcaacCGTTGCTTTTGTGTTAGCGCCgctttgtttattgttttcttatgTTGTGAATTCAATTATTACGAGATAGAGACTCCTGTGCGTAGGAAATTGACGATTTTTGTGTTGTGAATTCAATTATTACGAGATAGAGACTCCTGTGCGAAATTGACGCTTTTTGTgttgtgaaattttattacgagATAGAGACTCATTCTTTTTGTGCGATACTGACgcttttttgttgtttttcttcTCCACCATGGTTGGAAAAGCAAGTGTTA
This genomic interval carries:
- the LOC106713657 gene encoding ribonuclease P protein subunit p29; the encoded protein is MDMADNHGESDGRAVINFLKNNVYKLDNTTLEAEMKKDFLFAKKKSKDAKKKQSKKKSKTLTRKEKKALGFYDIAKNGVKYNDVLPMNNIWEGYMSELLELDKPVPKCNSKGWEQFTQTLFRADFHGSILEVIRSKCPSYVGKKGICIMDTRNTFKIVSINDVVTTIPKRECVFDMYINDMKITFFGKHLCIRPAERSTKKIKCVMHPDL